A region of the Polaribacter sp. L3A8 genome:
AACTTACTTGGTATAAAATTAAAAAAACGGCTAAAAACTGAAAAGGAAATCTAATTTTAGAGCTTAATGTATAGATATCATCTAAAAAGCTAACAATAGAAATTAAAAAAACACCTAATAAAAAATAAGGATACTGGTAATCATTTAGAAAAAAGAACAATAAAATTGAAATAGGAAAAATAATTCCTCCCCCTCTAACGGTTATTTTTGTGTGAGAACTTCTTTGATTGGGTTTGTCAATAATTTTAAACTTTACCGCTAATTTTAAATAGAGAAAAGAAATGACTGCTAATAGTACTAAAATAAAAAAATATTTTTCCATAATCTAAAATGATGCAATTGTTTTTTGTAAGCCTTTTTCAGCTGACAAAGGTAAGTTTTTTTGCATTGCTTTTTTTATCTTTAAATTAGAAACCTCATAATTTTCGGTAAGCTTTTGCAGTCTTTCTGAGTTTATTGGTAATGGTAAAACGTCACCAATTTTAGCTATTAATTTAACCAAACCTTTAGGTACATTTACTATTTTTGCTTGTTTATTAACAACATCTCCAATAATAGACACTAATTGGTTTGTAGACAAACTCTCATCATCTGCAATATTGTAAATACCTGATGCTATATTTGTGTTTTCTATTAATTCATTAATAACAAAACATAAATTATCTACAGAAACAAAAGATCTTTTATTTTCATATTTACCAAAAGGATATGGAATTCCTTTGGAAACAAAACTATATAATAAATTTAAGTTTCCTTTATTATTAGGACCATGAATCATACAAGGTCTTAAAATATAGACTCTTTTGTTGTCAGGAATTTCTTGTGCTAAAATATATGTTTCTGCGGCTAATTTAGATTTTCCATACACCGTAACTGGGTTTGGCTTTACTTCTTCGGTTAAAAGACCTTCTACTTCGTCTGCAGCAGCTTTTACAGAACTCATGTAAATAAATACTTCACAATCGCTTTGTAAAAACTGATCGAAAAGTGATTTAGTTAGTTCTGTATTTACTTTATAATACTCAGAATCATCAGATGTTTTTTTTAAATCATGCGCTTTACCAGCCAAATGAATAAAGCTTTTAGATTGATTTAGTTTTTCTATATTTAAAGTATCATAACTCAACTCCTCTAAAATTGGAGTTCTAGAAACACCTTTTGTATTCTTACCATTTTGGTTTAAATACTTAATAAGATTTATACCAACAAAACCTTTATTCCCTGTTATTATATGCAAGTTCGTATTCAAACTATTTTTTATTTAAAAATCCTATTATTTTCCAAAAACCTCTTAATTGTACTTTTAAATAACTAAATTTTATAGAATTTCTAGTCAATGCTTTTTTAATTTCTTTCGATATCAATTGATAACTACTCACACCAGAACTACTTAAACCACCAATTAACATAGAAGTTGTGGTAATGTTAGAAAATTTCCAAGTAATTTTATGCTTTAAAAAAAATCGAGTAATCAACTCATAGTCTGCACCGATTGTAAAATCTAATTGATAATCTCCAAATTGATCAAATAATTCTCTTTTAAAAAAAATGGCAGGATGCGCAGGCATAAAACCAATTTTTAGCTTCTCTGGATTCCAATTTTTAGCAGAATATTTTCTTACTGTTTTTCCTTCTTCATTAAATTGTAAAATATTACCTACAGAAGCATCTATTTCTTTATTTTGTAAATGAAAATTGGCTATATTTTCTAACACATGGTCATCTGTAAAAATATCATCAGAATTTAAAATACCTACCAAATCTCCAGTAGCCATTTTAATTCCTTTGTTCATGGCATCATACAAACCTTTGTCTGGTTCAGAAACCCATTGGGATACTAGTTCTTTATATTTTTGTACAATATCTAATGTAGTGTCTTTAGACCCTCCATCTACAACAATATATTCTAAATTTTTATAAGTTTGACTTTGTACAGATTTAAAAGTCTTTTCAATTGTTTTAGCACTATTGTAACAGACTGTAATTATAGATATTTTCATTTTAAATATTTGTCCTTTTTAAATAACTAATAATTTCCTTAGCGTTGTCATCTATAATTTCTGACAAAGAAACTTTTTCAATCTGAGTTTTTATAGTATTCAATTTATTAATATTTAATCCGTCAATAAAATTAGAAATTAAGATATCATTTGTAGCATCTATAGCATAACCACATTTAAAACGCGATACTTTTTCAGCTAAAAAAGTATCATGACTAACTACTATGGTCTTTTTAAAATACAATGCCTCATATAGTTTATTTGGTTCTGCAACTCTTTCATTTAGGGTTTTAATGTCGTAACAAGCAATAACAACATCTAAACTACTATATATTTTTTGTAGATCTTCCGGGTTTTTAAACGCTCCGTGAAACTTCACGTTTTTATACTTATTAGCTAAATCGATAGCTAAAGGAGTTAAGTTAGAATCTCCCCAAAAACTAAATTCATGTTGAGGATAATTTTTCCCTATTACTTCTGCAAATCGAAAGACAGTATTAGGATACCTAAATGCTCCAACATAAGAGAATACAATTTTATCAGAACTTCTAACTTCATTAAAATCCCTAGAGCTATTTAACATATTTGAATTCACTCTATTGGGTTGAACAATTACATTTTTCTCATTCATTAGAGGAAAAAAATAATTATAAAAACCTTCTGAAGTCATAATAGTTAAAACAGATTTTTTAATAATCCATTTATCAAGTGTTCTAAATAACTTAATTACATTCTTATTATCAAAATATGTATAAACCAAATCTGAAATTTCGTAAATATAACTTGCTCCAGAAAACATCTTACAAATTAGAGCAATATCAAATGAAAAAGCGTAGAATAACACATCTTCATTTTTAACTTTTTGAAAAATTTCTTTCAAACGTTTTTTGGCATAAAAAAATTTCTTAAAATAGCCAGATCCACTCAAAGCAAAACCAAGGTCATTAATTTTTACTCCGTTAATATCCGCATTAATATTATACACACCTCTATTAAAGCCATAAACCTCAACAGAATAGCCATTTTTAATAAAACTTTCTACCCTTTTAATACATCTAGGTTGAGAAATAGAAGCTAATAAAAATATAATTTTTTTATTCTCCATTACTTATTTCCTATTATCTCTACAATTCTCTGGCAAGACTTTCCATCTCCATAAGGGTTTTGGGCTTTGCTCATTTTGTTATAATACTCTTCGTCTTCTACTAGTTTAGACACTTCAAATACTATCTTTTCTGTACTTGTTCCAACAAGTTTTACCGTTCCTGCTTCTAGCGCTTCTGGTCTTTCTGTTGTATTACGCATTACTAATACTGGTTTACCCAAACCAGGTGCTTCTTCTTGTATACCTCCACTATCTGTTAATACGATATCAGATTTATTTAACAAATACACAAAAGGTAAATAATCTAAAGGCTCTATAAAATAAACATTACTAGGTGTTTCTTTATTAAAGACTTCATTAATAGGTTTACGTACATTTGGGTTTAAATGCATTGGGTATATAAAATCTACTTCAGGAAATTTTATAGATAGTTCTTTAATAGCTTTGCAGATATTTAAAAAACCTTCTCCAAAATTCTCCCGTCTATGTCCTGTAATTAGTACTTTTTTATTTTTTGATGCTTTTAAATTTGTGTACCCTACACTTTCAATCAAAGTTTCAACTTTTATAGCTGTTTCTGGGTCGTTCTTCATAACATCAATTACATAATACAACGCATCTATAACCGTATTTCCTGTTACAGAAATAGTAGATTCTAAAACCCCTTCTTTTTGTAAATTAACTTTACTTAATTCTGTAGGAGCAAAATGAAAATTAGCAATTCTACCCGTTATTTGTCTATTCATTTCTTCTGGCCAAGGACTATAAATATCATTAGTTCTTAAACCAGCCTCTATATGTCCAACTGCAATTCTTTGATAAAAAGCAGCCAAAGAAGTAGCTGTAGAGGTAGTGGTATCTCCATGTACTAAAACCAAATCTGGAGTAGTTTTAGTCAGTATATCTCTCATTCCTAATAGCACACGCGAAGTAATGTCATATAAATCTTGACCATGTTTCATTATATTTAAATCATAATCAGGTACAATTTTAAACAAACTTAATACTTGATCTAACATTTCTCTATGTTGCCCAGTAACACAAACAATTGTTTCAAATTGATTAGGATATTTTTGAAATTCTTTTACCAATGGAGCCATTTTAATGGCTTCAGGTCTGGTTCCGAATACTAACATTATTTTTTTCATATCTTTATTTTCTAACTCCACAAAAATCTAATTCAATTTTATTTTCTGTAACAGGCATATTTAAAAACTCTTTGTGACTTACCAACCAAACAATAATATCTGCTTTTTCATAAGCTTCTTTATATGGTGTTAAGTTAAAACTATTATGGCTTTCTATATTAGGCTCTACCACTAATACTTCCGCTCTTGCTTCAGAAATAATTCTTGCAGCAATATATTTTGCAGGAGACTCTCTTAAATCATCAATATTTGGCTTAAAAGCAAGTCCCATACAAGCTACTACAGGATCTCTACCTGTTTTATTTGCAAAGTTTTGACACGCTTCTACAGCCTTATTTGCACACCAATCTGCTTTATAATCATTTGTTTCTCTTACTCTTTTAATAATTTGAGCTTGCTCTGGAAATTCTGATACAATAAACCAAGGGTCTACAGCAATACAATGCCCACCGACACCACAACCTGGTTGTAATATATTTACTCGAGGATGTTTATTAGCCAAAGAAATTAATTCCCATACGTTAATCCCTGCAGTATCACAAATCATTGATAACTCGTTTGCAAATGCAATTTGTGCATCTCTAGAAGAGTTTTCTGTTAATTTACACATTTCTGCAGTACGCGCATTGGTTTTGTGTAAATCTCCATTTACAAATTGCTTATAAAATAATATTGCTTTTTCTGAAGAAGCATCATTAATACCACCTATTACTCTATCATTGTTCTCTAGCTCAAACAATACATTTCCTGGTAATACTCTTTCTGGGCAATATGCTATGTATATTTTATCTTTTAACTCCGGACGTTCTGTAAAAATTAATTCTGCCATTTTTTCAGTTGTCATAACTGGAGACGTTGATTCTATAACATATAAATCTCCTTCTTTTAAAAAAGGAATTACCATACGTGTTGCAGATTCTACATAAGAAATATCTGCTCTTTTATTCTGTTTAAAAGGCGTAGGTACCACGATAAAAAAAGCATCTGCTTCTTCTGGCTTTAGAGAGGCCTTTAAAAAACCTTTTTGTACTACCTCTTTTACAACTTTGTCTAAATCTGGTTCTACAATATGTATTTCCCCTTTATTTATTGTATCTACTACATCTGGGTTTACATCTACACCTATTACTTTTATTCCTTTACTTGCAGCAACTGCTGCTGTTGGTAAGCCAATATAGCCTAACCCCATAAAAACTGCTTTCATAACATTATAAATTAAAAAATTGTTTGATTTTAATAATTAACTTGGTTCTTGAAAAAAACATAAATAAATTTATTGATTGCATAATTTTTTTTAGCCGCTCAATAAATAGTTTTTTTAAAAATTTCTTTTTTTCATTTTCATATTTGGTGTCATTAAAAAACTCACGAGGTAGTAGAATATTTTTAGAAACTTGTTTAAATAACCCTAACATATGTTCCCTCCATATTTCTTCAGATAATTTATCTACATGTAATTTTCTAGAACTAGCATAAAATCTTACGTAATTTTCGTGGTTATTAATTATATCTATAATTTTATTAATATACGGATTTGCATCATTTTCTGGTAAAACAAATCCAGTAACATCATTTTTTATTAACTCTGATGAAGCATGCTTAGAGTCCGCAACCATAGGAATGGTACCAAAGGAAATAGCTTCTAATAGAGAGATTGGGCACCCTTCTTTTTTTGATGGTAATAAAAATATATTGCTGTTTTTAATAATATCAGTTGCCTTATCTCGATGAATTAAATTTGTGAAAATTATTCTTTCATCATTCTCAATCAAATCACTAATACATCCAGTATTATATACTCTATTTCCAGGTAATTTTGTATTACCTAGCCAATAAAACTTAAAAGGAAGAGTTGTTTTTTGTAATGCTTTTACAATAGAAAAAACTAACTTCGGGTTTTTATGTAAACTACTTCCTCCAGGGAAAGTAATTGACAATGGTTTATTATTAATTTTTAAATCATTATTACCTTTATATGTTTCATAAAAATTATAAATAACAATTACTTTACCTATTTCTTTTATGTTGTAGTATTCTTCTAAAAAAGTTTTTCCTTCATTTGATAAAGCTATTATATTATTATAATACTTAAAGTTAAAACCAGCTACAACTGCTAACTGACCATCAATAAAGTGGCTTATTGATATTTTAATGATATTGATATCAATATAAGGAATGGTAACAGAAAATAATTGAAAATTACTATTTACAATTATACATGGCTCAATCAATTTCACTAAATCTAAAAACTTGTTTGCATTTTTAGATGATAAATCTGTAGTGTTAATCTGATATACTTCTTTAACTAGGTATTTATTTTCATCAGAAATATTATCTCCAGATAAAACATAACAATCATATTTTTCATGCATCAATTTAAGAAAATCAATTCCATAGGAAGATATTCCACCTCCATTATAACCAATTGATGATGACAATAATAATAATTTCATTTTTTATTAAATTTTTATTAAATTTTTAGATGAAAATATTCTAGCTAATACAAACCCAGTACAAGGAGTCGTATAACTCCAGTTTAAAAAAGAGCCTTCCACCATAATTAAGACAAATATTGTAGCAATAGAGACCATACAAACACCAGATTCTGTACCTCCTTTAAATAGATAATTATTTAGATGAAAAAAGAACCTTCTTACTAATAGTAGCAAAATAAATAAAACACCAGCCAAACTAAAAGTGTAAAAGAGCTCATAATAAGGAGAATCCATATACTTTCCTGTATCAGCATCTGTCATTGTTCTTTTACTTACAAAGCCTCTTGGAAAAACGTATTCTTCATAGGTATCAACAAACTCGCTAATTGCATTTGTTCTAATATCATCACTATCATTTTCTTCCCCAGTAAACAATTGTTCTGTTTTTGTAAATATTCTATAATGTAACGTTGGTGATACATTATAAACATATTCATCTGCCAAAGGATATAAAATAACTAAAAATGAAGTTATAACTCCAAGTGTTATTATTTTTTTTATAATTCCATTAATTGAAATCTTCATTGTCAGCATTAAACTTAACCCAAAAGATATTATAAATATAATTATTTGTCTTCTTGTTCCTGTTGAAAGTGACAATATTAGGCCAGACAAAAAAGCAATTACGATGTATTTTTTCTGTTTAAAGAAGAATGGAATTGACATTGCCAAACTTAAGGTTATCATATTGCCATATACCGCAATTGTTTTACCTTCTGCCATATCATTTGCCAACATATTAACAAACAACAAACTATCTAACAACCAACCAAATACGGAACCTAAACTAATAAATAAGATGTATGAAAAATTGTTGATTTTTTTATCTTTAAAAATTGAGAAAAAAACTAACATGTAAAAATAACCTCTAACCGTAGATAAAATAGAAACTAAGCCAAAATTACCAACTAAAAAACTTATAGCGATTAATAAGAGTATTAATACACCACCTATTATAAAAGTATTCCAATTAATTTTGAGATCCATTCTCTTTTTTAGAAAAAAATAAAATGGAAAAAACAATAACTCGGGTAACGCTAAAGGTAAACGTAAAATACCCAATGTTATTTTAGAAGACAAGGGAGAAAAGACAATAAAACCACATAATAATAATATTATTATCGTTTTAAAATCTAAGTTTATTTTTAAATTTTGATTACTAATATTCCCCATTCTAAAGTTTACCAAATATTTTATCAAAACGATTCATCCACGTATGCTCTGCAGCTGCTCTTTCTCTTGCGCACCTCTTCATATTAGAAGTTAATGAATCATTTTTAGGATCTAAATAAAATTTAGCTTTCGAAATTAATTCTTCATTAGACTTATACAATACAATCTCTTTATCTTCTTTAAAGTAACTTGCTAATTCTTCTGTATAACTAGCAATTTCCAAACCTCCAGACATTGGAATCTCAAAAGTACGTAAATGCATTTTATGAATAGGAGTATCTAAAACATACGTGTTTCTTAACTCTGTTATATTTAATGATAATGAACTACTAGAATAGGTTTTCTGCATATCTAAAAATGAAACAGACGGTAAACATTCTAAATTATTATTATGCTCTAGTATAGAATTATCTGCATTAAAAAACTTATTTTTAACAGCACCATACAGTACCTTTCTACCAATATTAAAGGTTAACATTTCTAACGTTTTATTGAGCAATTTTAAGTAGTCTTTATTTACTACTTCTACTTTATCATTATTGCTTTCTACCAAACTATTAGAATATACTTTACATAAAAGATTAGATTGTGTTAATTTATTTATTTTATTAACCCTACCTCCATACGGAGAACCAATAAAATTAATAGAATTATCAATTTCTCCCCAATAAGGGTTAAAGTTATATGGATTTGCAGCATACGTCTGAAAAACAATATTTTTACATCCCCATTTTTTAAACATTCCTATAGTTTCTTGCGAGGTTAACCACACAATATCAAAAAAAGGTGCAATAGCCTTGTGCATAAATGGTGCATGCAAATTATCAAAACAAATTAACAATGTAGGTAGTCCAATCTTTTTTACTTCTTGGATGGTTTCTTCAAATATAATTTCAGAACTAACACACGTCATAAATAAATCAAAACTTTTTGTTTTTAAATAATCACAAAGTTTTTCATTAGCTTCTTCTGTAGAAGAATATGTTATAGGATTGAATACCTCTATTTGATGACCATTCCTTTCTAGTTCATCAAATATATGTACACGTTGCCATTGATGCATGTATGAGCTTGTCTCTTCAAAAAAATAAATTATTTTCATTTGTTCTGATTATTCAGTTTAACCTTATAATTACTTAGAAGTGAATAAATAGACAAAAAGAGATCACCAATAAAAATGGGTAATGAGAAAATAATTTTATATTTCCATCCAAAATTCTTTTTATCTACAGTTTTTAAAATATTCTTGACCTCTTTTTTATACGCTCCACTTCTTCTATATGCTACCATTTGGTTTAGCTTCATCTGGTCTAATAATATTTTTAACTTAGTATTCTTTAAAGCATCTTTATCAAATTTAGACATAAAAGAAATCCAATGTTTCGCCAATAAGGGTAATTTACCTCTTACCTTAGAACTTACAGGAACATCAATATTATAAAATGAGAAGGGGCCTTTATTAAGGTAACCAACATTAGAAATAATAGCAATTCTTAAAAAAAGATCATAATCTTCAAAAACATATATTCTTTCATCAAAGCCACCAACCACATAAGTAACAGCTTTTTTTATTACTACGGATGAAGTATGCAGCGGAAATCTAGATTTTTGAAAAAAATTATTAATTAAGTTAAAATTATAATAGTTGTCTTTTTCTGGGAAATAGTTTTCTTCATCTAAAGCTATTCCGTTTTTTACACGTGCAAATTTAGCTCCATAAATAGAATTGTGAGGATAAGTATTTATTAAGATATTCATTTCTTCTAAAAAAGAAACATCCCAATAATCATCTGCATCTAAAAAAGCGATATGTTCATTTTTTGCTAAACGAATTCCTGAGTTTCTTGCAGAAGATACTCCTCCATTTTTTTGATGAAATACTCGTATTCTAGCATCTTTTAATTTGTATTGATCACAAATTTCTCCACTTTTATCAGAGCTTCCATCATTTACAAGTATTACTTCAAAATTAGCATAAGATTGACTTAAAACACTTTCTAATGTTTTAAGAATATAAGCTTCTTTATTATGAACAGGAATTACTACTGAGAAAGTATTCATTTTTAATATTTAATTAATAACCTTTATTTTAAAGCCTTAGTAAGGTAATTTATTGATTTTCTTTTCTCGTTTTCGAGCAATTCATTAACCTTTACGTAATCTATTGAACTTAATAATTTATCTGTATCTACCTCTTCTATAGAATTAACTAATCGATCCGTTAAACCTAATAAGTTAAGAATTGATGTAAAACGTGATATACCTCTCTTTTTATTCCCTATTGCAATAAATTTTTTATTGAAAATTATTGAAAAAACGGTTCCATGAAACGAATCTGTAATAACATATTCTGCATTTAGAAAATCACTTAACCATTTCCCCACCGTAGGAAGAATGTATTGGTCTATGTTGTTTCTTCTTTCTTCTGTAAAACCTGTATCTGGTTCTACATATATTAATTTTACATTAAGTTGCTTGGCGATGTTTTTTAGTTGAGCTATTTTTTCATCAGAAGTATCTAAAACATACGCCATTAAAGTTTTTTCTTTACAAATAAGTTCTTCTTTAGTTATTAAACTTAAATACTCTTCTTTACTTAATAATAAAGTAGGATCTAACACATGCGTTGCTTTTGCCCCTAAATATGTATTACATAATGATACCCCTGAATCTTCACGAACAGAGACTGCATCAAAATTTTTAATTAAAGAACTGCATTTTTTAGTTTCTTCTGGGGTAAACTCCCATGAATCAACTCCGAAGGAAGCTGCGTAAGATAGCTTCTTTACTTTTTTAGGATTGTCTTTTTCTATAAAATCTAAAAAATAATTATAAATAGAAGGAGAATACTTAGGTCTCCAAACTTGATCGCTCCCAACAATAAAAGCATCATAGTCCTTAATCATTTCCTTTAACTCTGCAGTACTTGATACTGTTTTTGTTAAAGATATATTACCTTTTATAAAAGCACTTGTATTTTTTGCCATTATTTCTTCTTCTTTTTCAGAAGGTTGCAACGGAAAAACTTCAATATCTTTTCTTCTTTTAATATATTTTAAAAGAACTCTTTTAATAAAATTTTCTAATATTTTTAATTTTGTTTTTGGTAAAAAAAACCTATTTACAGTGGTTGCATCATGTCCTAATTTAGATAAGCTCTTTTGCAAGGCATATGCTTGTAAAAGCCCACCGTAATTAGATTTTAAAGGTTGTGTTAATATTGCTATTTTCATAATTTTACTATTTTTAAATTATAAATCTTTCTGTAATTCACTGTATAATAACATCAATACACCTTGAGCCATATCATGAATTAAACGAGCTTCTGGCCCAGACCCTATAGAAATACTAGGCGAATTAAATCCAACCTGCCCATTAGTATGAATAAAAGGTGACAAAGTCGAGATAAGCTGAGAGCGATTTATTAAAATTTTTTCTTCTTTAAAAAGAAAATAAAGTAGAGGTAATGATGAACTCATATCTATTTCTTTTGATCTTCCTGGGAATTGTGTAAATAAACCATTCTTCATCGATTTCAATAAAGTCTTAGAGAAAGCATCTATCATTAAACGTGTGTGTTTATTTAATTTTTCCTTTTCAACAGAAGACAAAGCTAAAGCATACCAAGCCATCCCTCTTCCCCAATTACTAGAACCAATTTTCATTTTTGACACTAAATTATAGCCCTGAGAAGGAACGCCTGTTATATTATCAACTCCATATTTTGAATAATTATCTATAAGTTTAACACAAAGCATTGATGCTCTTTCATTATTAAAAACTCTTCCATAATCAGACAAAAAAGGACATACAAAACCCAACAAA
Encoded here:
- a CDS encoding NAD-dependent epimerase/dehydratase family protein; its protein translation is MNTNLHIITGNKGFVGINLIKYLNQNGKNTKGVSRTPILEELSYDTLNIEKLNQSKSFIHLAGKAHDLKKTSDDSEYYKVNTELTKSLFDQFLQSDCEVFIYMSSVKAAADEVEGLLTEEVKPNPVTVYGKSKLAAETYILAQEIPDNKRVYILRPCMIHGPNNKGNLNLLYSFVSKGIPYPFGKYENKRSFVSVDNLCFVINELIENTNIASGIYNIADDESLSTNQLVSIIGDVVNKQAKIVNVPKGLVKLIAKIGDVLPLPINSERLQKLTENYEVSNLKIKKAMQKNLPLSAEKGLQKTIASF
- a CDS encoding glycosyltransferase, which gives rise to MENKKIIFLLASISQPRCIKRVESFIKNGYSVEVYGFNRGVYNINADINGVKINDLGFALSGSGYFKKFFYAKKRLKEIFQKVKNEDVLFYAFSFDIALICKMFSGASYIYEISDLVYTYFDNKNVIKLFRTLDKWIIKKSVLTIMTSEGFYNYFFPLMNEKNVIVQPNRVNSNMLNSSRDFNEVRSSDKIVFSYVGAFRYPNTVFRFAEVIGKNYPQHEFSFWGDSNLTPLAIDLANKYKNVKFHGAFKNPEDLQKIYSSLDVVIACYDIKTLNERVAEPNKLYEALYFKKTIVVSHDTFLAEKVSRFKCGYAIDATNDILISNFIDGLNINKLNTIKTQIEKVSLSEIIDDNAKEIISYLKRTNI
- the wecB gene encoding non-hydrolyzing UDP-N-acetylglucosamine 2-epimerase, with amino-acid sequence MKKIMLVFGTRPEAIKMAPLVKEFQKYPNQFETIVCVTGQHREMLDQVLSLFKIVPDYDLNIMKHGQDLYDITSRVLLGMRDILTKTTPDLVLVHGDTTTSTATSLAAFYQRIAVGHIEAGLRTNDIYSPWPEEMNRQITGRIANFHFAPTELSKVNLQKEGVLESTISVTGNTVIDALYYVIDVMKNDPETAIKVETLIESVGYTNLKASKNKKVLITGHRRENFGEGFLNICKAIKELSIKFPEVDFIYPMHLNPNVRKPINEVFNKETPSNVYFIEPLDYLPFVYLLNKSDIVLTDSGGIQEEAPGLGKPVLVMRNTTERPEALEAGTVKLVGTSTEKIVFEVSKLVEDEEYYNKMSKAQNPYGDGKSCQRIVEIIGNK
- the wecC gene encoding UDP-N-acetyl-D-mannosamine dehydrogenase — translated: MKAVFMGLGYIGLPTAAVAASKGIKVIGVDVNPDVVDTINKGEIHIVEPDLDKVVKEVVQKGFLKASLKPEEADAFFIVVPTPFKQNKRADISYVESATRMVIPFLKEGDLYVIESTSPVMTTEKMAELIFTERPELKDKIYIAYCPERVLPGNVLFELENNDRVIGGINDASSEKAILFYKQFVNGDLHKTNARTAEMCKLTENSSRDAQIAFANELSMICDTAGINVWELISLANKHPRVNILQPGCGVGGHCIAVDPWFIVSEFPEQAQIIKRVRETNDYKADWCANKAVEACQNFANKTGRDPVVACMGLAFKPNIDDLRESPAKYIAARIISEARAEVLVVEPNIESHNSFNLTPYKEAYEKADIIVWLVSHKEFLNMPVTENKIELDFCGVRK
- a CDS encoding glycosyltransferase family 4 protein, which produces MKLLLLSSSIGYNGGGISSYGIDFLKLMHEKYDCYVLSGDNISDENKYLVKEVYQINTTDLSSKNANKFLDLVKLIEPCIIVNSNFQLFSVTIPYIDINIIKISISHFIDGQLAVVAGFNFKYYNNIIALSNEGKTFLEEYYNIKEIGKVIVIYNFYETYKGNNDLKINNKPLSITFPGGSSLHKNPKLVFSIVKALQKTTLPFKFYWLGNTKLPGNRVYNTGCISDLIENDERIIFTNLIHRDKATDIIKNSNIFLLPSKKEGCPISLLEAISFGTIPMVADSKHASSELIKNDVTGFVLPENDANPYINKIIDIINNHENYVRFYASSRKLHVDKLSEEIWREHMLGLFKQVSKNILLPREFFNDTKYENEKKKFLKKLFIERLKKIMQSINLFMFFSRTKLIIKIKQFFNL
- a CDS encoding glycosyltransferase family protein; protein product: MKIIYFFEETSSYMHQWQRVHIFDELERNGHQIEVFNPITYSSTEEANEKLCDYLKTKSFDLFMTCVSSEIIFEETIQEVKKIGLPTLLICFDNLHAPFMHKAIAPFFDIVWLTSQETIGMFKKWGCKNIVFQTYAANPYNFNPYWGEIDNSINFIGSPYGGRVNKINKLTQSNLLCKVYSNSLVESNNDKVEVVNKDYLKLLNKTLEMLTFNIGRKVLYGAVKNKFFNADNSILEHNNNLECLPSVSFLDMQKTYSSSSLSLNITELRNTYVLDTPIHKMHLRTFEIPMSGGLEIASYTEELASYFKEDKEIVLYKSNEELISKAKFYLDPKNDSLTSNMKRCARERAAAEHTWMNRFDKIFGKL
- a CDS encoding polysaccharide pyruvyl transferase family protein gives rise to the protein MKIAILTQPLKSNYGGLLQAYALQKSLSKLGHDATTVNRFFLPKTKLKILENFIKRVLLKYIKRRKDIEVFPLQPSEKEEEIMAKNTSAFIKGNISLTKTVSSTAELKEMIKDYDAFIVGSDQVWRPKYSPSIYNYFLDFIEKDNPKKVKKLSYAASFGVDSWEFTPEETKKCSSLIKNFDAVSVREDSGVSLCNTYLGAKATHVLDPTLLLSKEEYLSLITKEELICKEKTLMAYVLDTSDEKIAQLKNIAKQLNVKLIYVEPDTGFTEERRNNIDQYILPTVGKWLSDFLNAEYVITDSFHGTVFSIIFNKKFIAIGNKKRGISRFTSILNLLGLTDRLVNSIEEVDTDKLLSSIDYVKVNELLENEKRKSINYLTKALK
- a CDS encoding glycosyltransferase family 2 protein, whose amino-acid sequence is MNTFSVVIPVHNKEAYILKTLESVLSQSYANFEVILVNDGSSDKSGEICDQYKLKDARIRVFHQKNGGVSSARNSGIRLAKNEHIAFLDADDYWDVSFLEEMNILINTYPHNSIYGAKFARVKNGIALDEENYFPEKDNYYNFNLINNFFQKSRFPLHTSSVVIKKAVTYVVGGFDERIYVFEDYDLFLRIAIISNVGYLNKGPFSFYNIDVPVSSKVRGKLPLLAKHWISFMSKFDKDALKNTKLKILLDQMKLNQMVAYRRSGAYKKEVKNILKTVDKKNFGWKYKIIFSLPIFIGDLFLSIYSLLSNYKVKLNNQNK
- a CDS encoding glycosyltransferase family 2 protein, yielding MKISIITVCYNSAKTIEKTFKSVQSQTYKNLEYIVVDGGSKDTTLDIVQKYKELVSQWVSEPDKGLYDAMNKGIKMATGDLVGILNSDDIFTDDHVLENIANFHLQNKEIDASVGNILQFNEEGKTVRKYSAKNWNPEKLKIGFMPAHPAIFFKRELFDQFGDYQLDFTIGADYELITRFFLKHKITWKFSNITTTSMLIGGLSSSGVSSYQLISKEIKKALTRNSIKFSYLKVQLRGFWKIIGFLNKK